A window of Streptomyces sp. DG1A-41 contains these coding sequences:
- a CDS encoding sugar ABC transporter permease, whose amino-acid sequence MTIASSSPPSRLPTGGAAEAHSKPMTGRTEAGGTGGDGRLAAVFIAPALLGFLVFLLWPTLRGIYLSFTRFNLLTPAEWVGLDNYVRMVNDPIFWDSLTVTVEYVVINIGVQTVAALAIAVLLQRLTQSAMLRGIVLTPYLMSNVVAGLVWLWILDTQLGIGNEIISAVGIDRIPFLADETWAIPTIALINVWRHVGYTALLLFAGLQAIPNDMYEAARVDGASEWRMFWRITMPLLRPVLAVVLIMTVIGSFQVFDTVAVTTAGGPANATNVLQYYIYGSAFGRFQFGYASAMSVALLIVLSAITILQYRLTRAGRTDLG is encoded by the coding sequence ATGACCATCGCCTCCAGCAGCCCTCCGTCGCGTCTGCCCACGGGCGGCGCAGCGGAGGCCCACAGCAAACCCATGACAGGACGGACCGAAGCGGGCGGGACCGGAGGTGACGGACGGCTGGCCGCGGTCTTCATCGCGCCGGCGCTGCTCGGCTTCCTGGTCTTCCTGCTCTGGCCGACGCTGCGGGGCATCTATCTGAGCTTCACCCGCTTCAACCTGCTGACACCGGCGGAGTGGGTGGGCCTGGACAACTACGTCCGCATGGTCAACGACCCCATCTTCTGGGACTCCTTGACGGTCACCGTCGAGTACGTCGTCATCAACATCGGCGTGCAGACGGTCGCGGCCCTCGCCATCGCCGTCCTGCTCCAGCGGCTGACGCAGTCGGCGATGCTGCGCGGCATCGTGCTCACGCCGTACCTGATGTCGAACGTCGTCGCCGGCCTGGTCTGGCTCTGGATCCTCGACACCCAGCTCGGCATCGGCAACGAGATCATCAGCGCCGTCGGCATCGACCGCATCCCGTTCCTCGCCGACGAGACCTGGGCGATCCCGACGATCGCGCTCATCAACGTGTGGCGGCACGTCGGGTACACCGCGCTGCTGCTGTTCGCCGGTCTCCAGGCGATCCCGAACGACATGTACGAGGCGGCCAGGGTGGACGGCGCGAGCGAGTGGCGGATGTTCTGGCGGATCACCATGCCGCTGCTGCGGCCGGTGCTCGCGGTCGTGCTGATCATGACGGTGATCGGGTCGTTCCAGGTGTTCGACACCGTGGCCGTGACCACCGCGGGTGGTCCGGCGAACGCGACCAACGTGCTCCAGTACTACATCTACGGCTCCGCCTTCGGGCGCTTCCAGTTCGGTTACGCCTCGGCCATGTCCGTCGCCCTGCTCATCGTGCTGAGCGCGATCACCATCCTCCAGTACCGGCTCACCCGGGCCGGCCGGACCGACCTCGGCTGA
- a CDS encoding Gfo/Idh/MocA family oxidoreductase has translation MTFSIGIVGAGQFSGQFATLFQAHPGVSDVYVTDLLPERAEQLAAAQGLAGTFPSYQAMLESEDVDAVAIFTQRWTHGPLVLQGLDAGKHVYSAVPMAISTEEIAAIIDAVKATGLTYMMGETSEYNPATVHARNQIAEGAFGRLFYAEGDYVHDMDLGFYEAYQYSGGENWKATASYPPLLYPTHAVGGVLGAWKTHAVSVSAIGVVDDRGDGVFDKEVSQFGNDFSNATALFEVAGGGSFRTNEFRRVGYPSHIRESRFRFFGTEASMEQLATVALWQDKQGVKDISELLEPKPTMSPDDPSLQHIAPELRAAFTSGSAPVHDRARLPREFDNLHNGHEGSHHFLVDDFVTAVNTRTLPSVNAWVAARYTLPGIIAHESARQGGMRLEIPDFGDAPL, from the coding sequence ATGACGTTCTCCATCGGCATCGTCGGCGCCGGACAGTTCTCGGGCCAGTTCGCCACGCTGTTCCAGGCCCATCCCGGCGTCAGCGACGTCTACGTCACCGATCTGCTGCCCGAGAGGGCCGAGCAACTCGCCGCAGCCCAGGGGCTGGCGGGCACCTTCCCGTCGTACCAGGCCATGCTGGAATCGGAGGACGTCGACGCCGTCGCGATCTTCACGCAGCGCTGGACGCACGGGCCGCTGGTACTCCAGGGTCTGGACGCCGGCAAGCACGTGTACTCCGCGGTCCCCATGGCGATCAGCACGGAGGAGATCGCGGCGATCATCGACGCGGTCAAGGCGACCGGGCTGACGTACATGATGGGCGAGACCAGCGAGTACAACCCGGCGACGGTCCACGCCCGCAACCAGATCGCCGAGGGCGCCTTCGGGCGGCTGTTCTACGCCGAGGGCGACTACGTCCACGACATGGACCTGGGGTTCTACGAGGCCTACCAGTACAGCGGCGGCGAGAACTGGAAGGCCACCGCCAGCTATCCCCCGCTGCTGTACCCGACGCACGCGGTCGGCGGGGTGCTGGGCGCCTGGAAGACCCACGCGGTCAGCGTGTCGGCGATCGGTGTCGTCGACGACCGGGGCGACGGGGTCTTCGACAAGGAGGTCAGTCAGTTCGGCAACGACTTCTCCAACGCCACCGCGCTGTTCGAGGTGGCGGGCGGCGGCTCGTTCCGTACGAACGAGTTCCGGCGGGTCGGCTACCCCTCGCACATACGGGAGTCGCGTTTCCGCTTCTTCGGCACCGAGGCGAGCATGGAACAGCTCGCCACGGTCGCCCTGTGGCAGGACAAGCAGGGGGTGAAGGACATCAGCGAACTGCTGGAGCCCAAGCCCACCATGTCGCCGGACGACCCGTCGCTCCAGCACATCGCGCCGGAGCTGCGGGCCGCCTTCACCTCCGGGTCGGCTCCCGTGCACGACCGTGCGCGGCTGCCCAGGGAGTTCGACAACCTCCACAACGGCCACGAGGGCAGCCACCACTTCCTGGTGGACGACTTCGTGACCGCCGTCAACACGCGCACCCTGCCGTCGGTGAACGCGTGGGTGGCCGCCCGCTACACCCTGCCGGGCATCATCGCGCACGAGTCGGCGCGGCAGGGTGGGATGCGGCTGGAGATCCCGGACTTCGGGGACGCGCCCCTGTAG
- a CDS encoding S1 family peptidase, which translates to MRHARRRVVRRVTRLAAVGGLLLGGAMVTRAVASEPPAPSIGVPYAAQPATSTGTDLVSRLGTSRTAGSWVDSAGRPVVAVTDEKAADEVERAGAQAKMVRHSMSDLKSATATLRSAPRVPGTAWALDYKNNEVVVRGDSTVSASDWSRLTEVAEGVGGFVRMERTEGTFTTRVNGAQPILSTAGRCSAGFNVTDGKTDYILTAGHCGPDGSVWFADDRGREQVGTSLRGSFPGDDYSLVKYDSGRAGEGADVVAVGDGKGVRITGVADPEVGQKIFRSGSTSGLREGEVTALNATVNYPEGTVTGLIETNVCAEPGDSGGPMFADGIALGVTSGGSGDCAAGGTTFFQPVTKALTELGVKLIVAKQAGGGTGASPAPSASQGAASPGSSAPVTGEDVSGLLTRLTDPRNVGPGLLVIAGSIVALVATRWIRAEQDRKAYRQYYSATWG; encoded by the coding sequence ATGAGGCACGCACGACGACGGGTCGTCCGGCGAGTGACACGGCTGGCGGCCGTCGGCGGACTCCTCCTGGGAGGAGCGATGGTCACACGCGCCGTGGCAAGCGAGCCGCCCGCCCCATCGATCGGAGTCCCGTATGCCGCGCAGCCGGCCACGAGCACGGGCACCGACCTCGTGTCCCGGCTCGGCACCTCCCGTACGGCGGGCAGCTGGGTCGACTCCGCCGGCCGGCCCGTCGTCGCGGTCACGGACGAGAAGGCCGCCGACGAGGTCGAGCGCGCCGGTGCGCAGGCGAAGATGGTGCGCCACAGCATGAGCGACCTCAAGTCCGCCACCGCGACACTGCGTTCGGCACCCCGGGTGCCCGGCACCGCCTGGGCCCTGGACTACAAGAACAACGAGGTGGTGGTACGGGGCGACAGCACCGTCTCCGCCTCCGACTGGTCCCGGCTCACCGAGGTCGCGGAGGGCGTCGGCGGCTTCGTGCGCATGGAGCGCACCGAGGGCACGTTCACGACGCGGGTCAACGGCGCGCAGCCGATCCTGTCGACCGCCGGGCGCTGTTCGGCGGGCTTCAACGTGACCGACGGGAAGACCGACTACATCCTCACGGCCGGGCACTGCGGTCCCGACGGTTCCGTCTGGTTCGCCGACGACCGGGGCCGGGAACAGGTCGGCACGTCGCTCAGGGGGAGCTTCCCCGGCGACGACTACTCCCTGGTGAAGTACGACAGCGGTCGCGCGGGCGAGGGCGCGGACGTCGTGGCGGTCGGTGACGGCAAGGGCGTGCGGATCACGGGCGTGGCCGATCCGGAGGTCGGGCAGAAGATCTTCCGCAGCGGCAGCACGAGCGGGCTGCGCGAGGGGGAGGTGACCGCGCTGAACGCGACGGTCAACTACCCCGAGGGCACGGTCACCGGCCTCATCGAGACGAATGTGTGCGCCGAACCGGGCGACAGCGGCGGCCCGATGTTCGCCGACGGCATCGCACTCGGTGTGACGTCGGGCGGCAGCGGGGACTGCGCGGCGGGTGGTACGACGTTCTTCCAGCCGGTGACGAAGGCGCTGACCGAGCTGGGCGTCAAGCTGATCGTGGCCAAGCAGGCCGGTGGCGGCACCGGCGCCTCCCCCGCGCCGTCGGCCTCGCAGGGTGCCGCCTCGCCCGGCTCGTCGGCACCGGTCACGGGCGAGGACGTGTCGGGCCTGCTGACCCGCCTCACCGACCCGCGCAACGTGGGCCCCGGCCTGCTGGTCATCGCGGGCAGCATCGTCGCCCTGGTGGCGACCCGCTGGATCCGCGCGGAGCAGGACCGCAAGGCGTATCGGCAGTACTACTCGGCCACTTGGGGCTGA
- a CDS encoding aminotransferase class I/II-fold pyridoxal phosphate-dependent enzyme — protein MTRIPHETSGEPNPLQALTLDRLRRRTSTKWRTYPEDVLPLWVAEMDVPLAEPVVRAVTDALDLGDTGYPAGTAYAQALAAFAEKRWNWDGLAVERTSIVPDVMLGVVEMLKLVTGYGDAVVVNPPVYPPFYPFVEHLDRRVVEAPLGADGRIDLGALAEAFRQAVAGGGRAAYLLCSPHNPTGTVHTAEELSAVAALAERYGLRVVADEIHAPLVVGGTDFVPYLSVPGAERGLSLMSASKAWNLAGLKAALAIAGPGAGADLARMPEEVGHGPSHVGIIAHTAALRDGVAWLDALLSGLDANRRLLADLLAEHLPAIRYRPGDATYLAWLDCRALGLGDDPADVFLHRGRVALNSGLPFGTGGAGHVRLNLATSPGVIGEAVRRMAAALH, from the coding sequence ATGACCAGGATCCCGCACGAGACGTCCGGTGAACCTAATCCCCTGCAAGCCCTCACTCTCGACCGTCTCCGCCGCCGTACGAGCACGAAGTGGCGCACCTATCCCGAGGACGTACTGCCCCTGTGGGTGGCCGAGATGGACGTGCCGCTCGCCGAGCCCGTCGTGCGCGCCGTCACCGACGCCCTCGATCTCGGCGACACCGGTTACCCCGCCGGCACGGCCTACGCTCAGGCGCTGGCGGCCTTCGCCGAGAAGCGGTGGAACTGGGACGGACTCGCGGTGGAGCGCACCTCGATCGTGCCCGACGTCATGCTGGGCGTCGTCGAGATGCTCAAACTGGTCACCGGGTACGGCGACGCGGTGGTCGTGAACCCGCCGGTGTACCCGCCGTTCTACCCGTTCGTCGAGCACCTGGACCGGCGCGTGGTGGAGGCCCCGCTCGGGGCGGACGGGCGCATCGACCTCGGTGCCCTGGCGGAGGCCTTCCGGCAGGCGGTGGCGGGCGGCGGACGGGCCGCCTATCTGCTGTGCAGCCCGCACAACCCGACCGGCACCGTCCACACGGCCGAGGAGCTGTCCGCCGTCGCCGCGCTCGCCGAGCGGTACGGCCTCCGCGTCGTCGCGGACGAGATCCACGCGCCGCTCGTGGTCGGCGGCACGGATTTCGTGCCGTATCTGAGCGTGCCGGGCGCCGAGCGCGGGCTGTCGCTGATGTCGGCCTCGAAGGCGTGGAACCTGGCCGGGCTCAAGGCCGCCCTCGCGATCGCCGGGCCCGGGGCCGGTGCCGACCTGGCCCGCATGCCCGAGGAGGTCGGGCACGGCCCGAGCCACGTCGGCATCATCGCCCACACCGCCGCCCTGCGCGACGGCGTCGCCTGGCTGGACGCGCTGCTGTCCGGCCTCGACGCCAACCGGCGGCTGCTCGCGGACCTGCTGGCCGAGCACCTGCCCGCGATCCGCTACCGCCCGGGCGACGCCACCTACCTCGCCTGGCTCGACTGCCGCGCGCTCGGTCTCGGCGACGACCCGGCGGACGTCTTCCTGCACCGCGGCCGCGTGGCCCTCAACTCCGGCCTCCCCTTCGGCACCGGCGGCGCCGGACACGTCCGCCTCAACCTGGCGACCTCGCCCGGGGTGATCGGGGAGGCGGTGCGGAGAATGGCCGCCGCGCTGCACTGA
- a CDS encoding carbohydrate ABC transporter permease, whose product MAAVTTTTPTTLRPVRRRFSFGRAAAWTVMGLIVLITLLPFYWILRTALSTNAGLNADPTNPLPVDLTTSGFERALGMQSAEEAVAQGGAGGGLDFWRYLLNSVLVSTLITGCQLFFSAMAAYAFSRLRWRGRDAVFGLFLAGMMVPTIFTLLPNFVLIKQLHLVDTLLGIALPTMFMAPFAVFFLRQFFMNIPREVEEAALLDGAGKVKIFFRVVLPMASTPIVTLGVLTYITSWNDYFWPLMVSYSDSSRVLTVALAIFRAQTPATGVDWSGLMAATLIAALPMLVLFACFARRIVSSIGFTGIK is encoded by the coding sequence ATGGCTGCCGTGACGACAACGACGCCGACGACCCTGCGACCGGTCCGGCGCAGGTTCTCCTTCGGGCGGGCCGCCGCCTGGACCGTGATGGGGCTGATCGTCCTCATCACCCTGCTGCCGTTCTACTGGATCCTGCGCACCGCGCTCTCCACCAACGCGGGACTCAACGCCGACCCGACCAACCCCCTGCCCGTGGACCTCACCACGAGCGGCTTCGAACGCGCCCTGGGCATGCAGTCGGCCGAGGAGGCCGTCGCACAGGGCGGCGCGGGCGGCGGGCTCGACTTCTGGCGCTACCTGCTCAACTCGGTGCTGGTCTCGACCCTGATCACCGGCTGTCAGCTCTTCTTCTCCGCGATGGCCGCGTACGCCTTCTCGCGGTTGCGCTGGCGCGGCCGGGACGCGGTTTTCGGGCTGTTCCTGGCCGGGATGATGGTGCCGACCATCTTCACACTGCTGCCGAACTTCGTGCTCATCAAGCAACTGCACCTGGTGGACACGCTCCTCGGCATCGCGCTGCCCACCATGTTCATGGCGCCGTTCGCCGTGTTCTTCCTGCGGCAGTTCTTCATGAACATCCCCCGGGAGGTCGAGGAGGCCGCGCTGCTGGACGGCGCCGGGAAGGTCAAGATCTTCTTCCGGGTGGTGCTGCCGATGGCGTCCACGCCGATCGTCACGCTGGGCGTGCTGACGTACATCACCTCCTGGAACGACTACTTCTGGCCGCTGATGGTCTCCTACAGCGACAGCTCGCGCGTGCTGACCGTGGCGCTGGCGATCTTCCGGGCGCAGACGCCGGCGACCGGCGTCGACTGGTCCGGGCTCATGGCGGCGACGCTGATCGCCGCGCTGCCGATGCTGGTGCTGTTCGCCTGCTTCGCGCGCCGCATCGTCAGCTCCATCGGCTTCACCGGGATCAAGTAA
- a CDS encoding PPOX class F420-dependent oxidoreductase — protein sequence MDDSALDELGAGKYLLITSYRRNGTPVATPVWVVRDGNALGAWTAAGSWKVKRIRNRADVLVGSCDLRGNPTGEQVPATAEICDQATTARYRRLIARKYGLTGRLTLLGSRLRRGLDGTVGIRVTLTH from the coding sequence ATGGACGACAGTGCGCTCGACGAACTGGGCGCGGGCAAGTACCTGCTGATCACCAGCTACCGCAGGAACGGCACACCGGTCGCCACCCCGGTCTGGGTGGTGCGCGACGGGAACGCGCTCGGCGCCTGGACAGCGGCCGGCTCCTGGAAGGTGAAGCGGATCCGCAACCGCGCCGACGTCCTGGTCGGCTCCTGCGACCTGCGCGGCAACCCCACCGGCGAGCAGGTACCCGCGACGGCGGAGATCTGCGACCAGGCCACGACCGCCCGCTACCGGCGGCTGATCGCCCGCAAGTACGGCCTCACCGGCCGGCTCACGCTGCTCGGCAGCCGGCTGCGCCGGGGTCTGGACGGCACCGTGGGCATCCGCGTCACCCTCACGCACTGA
- a CDS encoding ROK family transcriptional regulator: protein MTAGIASWPPLSPGERSVAIEVLVHGPLSRTELARRLGLSAGSLTRLTKPLIESGLLVEVAEAGVPAEARQGRPSTPLDVVADSWSFLGFKITEDMVYGVVTTLRSDIVARHDRPLTTHDPAEVADALGEMTAELTRDHPRLAGIGIGVGGFVQDRAVVGESPFLLWRDVPLAELVEERTGLPVVVENDVAALVEAETWFGAGRGLDRFVVLTIGAGIGYGLVLGGKRVSCAEEDRGFGRHWIVDPTGPLTPDGRRGSAVSLLTIPNIRYQVRAATGRDRTYEEILAAAAAGDPMPARVVEEAARALGTLVAQISNFVMPQKILLAGEGVGLMDVAGKTVEETVRDNRHPLAAPVDLETKVSDFHDWARGAAVLAIKVLVLGSAEA from the coding sequence ATGACCGCAGGCATCGCCAGCTGGCCGCCGCTGAGCCCGGGGGAGCGCTCGGTGGCGATCGAGGTGCTCGTGCACGGCCCGCTGTCGCGCACCGAGCTCGCCCGCAGGCTGGGGCTGTCGGCGGGCAGCCTCACCCGGCTGACCAAGCCGCTGATCGAGTCGGGCCTGCTGGTCGAGGTGGCCGAGGCGGGAGTGCCGGCGGAGGCCCGCCAGGGCCGCCCCTCGACACCGCTGGACGTCGTCGCCGACTCCTGGTCCTTCCTCGGCTTCAAGATCACCGAGGACATGGTCTACGGCGTCGTCACCACGCTCAGAAGCGACATCGTCGCCCGCCACGACCGTCCGCTCACCACCCACGACCCCGCCGAAGTCGCCGATGCGCTCGGGGAGATGACCGCCGAGCTGACCCGTGACCACCCCCGGCTCGCCGGGATCGGCATCGGGGTCGGCGGGTTCGTCCAGGACCGCGCCGTCGTCGGCGAGTCCCCCTTCCTGCTGTGGCGGGATGTCCCCTTGGCCGAACTCGTCGAGGAGCGCACCGGGCTGCCCGTGGTCGTCGAGAACGACGTCGCCGCCCTGGTCGAGGCCGAGACCTGGTTCGGCGCCGGACGCGGCCTGGACCGCTTCGTCGTCCTCACCATCGGCGCCGGCATCGGCTACGGACTCGTCCTGGGCGGCAAGCGGGTGTCCTGCGCCGAGGAGGACCGCGGCTTCGGCCGCCACTGGATCGTCGACCCCACCGGCCCGCTCACCCCGGACGGCCGGCGCGGCAGTGCCGTCTCGCTGCTGACCATCCCCAACATCCGCTACCAGGTCCGGGCCGCCACCGGCCGTGACCGCACGTACGAGGAGATCCTCGCGGCGGCCGCCGCCGGGGACCCGATGCCCGCCCGGGTCGTCGAGGAGGCCGCACGCGCCCTGGGCACGCTCGTCGCGCAGATCTCCAACTTCGTGATGCCGCAGAAGATCCTGCTCGCGGGGGAGGGGGTCGGGCTGATGGACGTGGCCGGCAAGACGGTCGAGGAGACCGTCCGTGACAACCGGCACCCCCTGGCCGCCCCGGTCGACCTGGAGACGAAGGTGTCCGACTTTCACGACTGGGCGCGCGGCGCGGCCGTCCTGGCCATCAAGGTGCTGGTGCTGGGGTCGGCCGAAGCGTGA
- a CDS encoding sugar ABC transporter substrate-binding protein, translating into MRIRLRTLVAATGALALSLVSGCAQQGAAGSSANTVTYWLWDANQLPAYQACAKGFEKENPGLNVKITQLGWSDYWTKLTAGFIAGTQPDVFTDHIQNFGQYADLKVLEPLDDLGIEDSDYQPGLAANWIGKDGHRYGAPKDWDTVALFYNSKMTKDAGLTAEQLNNLSWNPKDGGTFEKAIAHLTIDRNGKRGDEPGFDKNNVKVYGLATNGGGFGDGQTQWSNFAASAGWSYLDKPRWGTKYQYDSKTFQSVIKWYFGLARKGYMPPLSDYNVQSNQANTQVAAGKAATAFDGAWMISSYAGFKGRDIKTALTPVGPTGKRATMMNGLADSVTKASKNKEGAKKWVAYLASDECQKVVGGYGVVFPATKAGTEAAVAAYRKKGIDVSAFTEPVADKKSFRTFSYPIASYSADMTALMSPAMEDIYGNGKPVSSLDATNEQINLILSQ; encoded by the coding sequence ATGCGAATTCGTCTGCGTACGCTCGTCGCGGCGACCGGAGCGCTGGCGCTGTCCCTGGTCAGCGGATGCGCGCAGCAGGGCGCCGCCGGATCCTCCGCCAACACGGTCACGTACTGGCTGTGGGACGCCAACCAGCTGCCCGCCTACCAGGCCTGTGCCAAGGGGTTCGAGAAGGAGAACCCCGGACTGAACGTCAAGATCACGCAGCTGGGCTGGAGCGACTACTGGACCAAGCTCACCGCCGGGTTCATCGCGGGCACCCAGCCGGACGTGTTCACCGACCACATCCAGAACTTCGGCCAGTACGCCGACCTGAAGGTCCTGGAACCGCTCGACGACCTCGGCATCGAGGACTCCGACTACCAGCCGGGTCTCGCCGCCAACTGGATCGGGAAGGACGGCCACCGGTACGGCGCTCCCAAGGACTGGGACACCGTCGCGCTGTTCTACAACTCGAAGATGACGAAGGACGCCGGTCTCACCGCCGAGCAGTTGAACAACCTGTCCTGGAACCCGAAGGACGGCGGCACCTTCGAGAAGGCCATCGCCCACCTCACGATCGACAGGAACGGCAAGCGGGGCGACGAGCCGGGCTTCGACAAGAACAACGTCAAGGTATACGGCCTGGCCACCAACGGCGGCGGCTTCGGCGACGGCCAGACCCAGTGGAGCAACTTCGCCGCCTCCGCCGGGTGGAGCTACCTGGACAAGCCGCGCTGGGGCACGAAGTACCAGTACGACAGCAAGACCTTCCAGTCGGTCATCAAGTGGTACTTCGGTCTGGCGCGGAAGGGCTACATGCCGCCGCTGTCCGACTACAACGTCCAGTCCAACCAGGCGAACACACAGGTCGCGGCGGGCAAGGCCGCCACCGCGTTCGACGGGGCCTGGATGATCTCGTCGTACGCGGGCTTCAAGGGCCGGGACATCAAGACCGCCCTGACGCCGGTCGGCCCGACCGGCAAGCGCGCCACCATGATGAACGGCCTCGCCGACTCCGTCACCAAGGCCTCCAAGAACAAGGAGGGCGCCAAGAAGTGGGTGGCGTATCTGGCCTCGGACGAGTGCCAGAAGGTCGTCGGCGGTTACGGCGTCGTCTTCCCCGCGACGAAGGCCGGGACCGAGGCCGCCGTCGCCGCGTACCGGAAGAAGGGCATCGACGTCTCGGCGTTCACCGAACCCGTGGCCGACAAGAAGAGCTTCCGGACGTTCTCGTACCCGATCGCCAGCTACTCGGCGGACATGACGGCGCTGATGTCGCCCGCGATGGAGGACATCTACGGCAACGGAAAGCCGGTCAGCAGCCTCGACGCGACCAACGAACAGATCAACCTGATCCTCTCGCAGTGA
- a CDS encoding EamA family transporter, which yields MGALLALSSAVVYGIVDFAGGLLSRHIHHAAVTFLGQLGGLLLACAAAPLMPADAVRTADLLWGALSGVGSGVAMRFLNRGLSRGAMSVVVPVSAVTGVALSVLCGVLVLGDRPGAVAWLGIAVTVPALWFVSGGRGGAGKGAADGLLASVGVAVQYLALGQAGPASGLWPVAAGRVAAVLVLLPDAARHARRLKLPPGRCVQALLIGAGAALGLVLYLLAAQRQLLAVAVVLASLYPALPVILGLVLLHERISRRQALGLLGAGVATVLLTLG from the coding sequence ATGGGTGCCCTTCTCGCGCTTTCCTCGGCCGTCGTCTACGGCATCGTCGACTTCGCCGGCGGCCTGCTGTCCCGGCACATCCATCACGCCGCCGTCACCTTCCTCGGCCAGCTCGGCGGGCTGCTGCTCGCCTGCGCCGCCGCGCCGCTCATGCCCGCCGATGCCGTCCGCACCGCCGATCTGCTGTGGGGCGCGCTGTCCGGCGTCGGCAGCGGCGTCGCCATGCGGTTCCTCAATCGCGGGCTGAGCCGCGGTGCGATGAGTGTTGTGGTGCCCGTGAGCGCCGTCACGGGCGTCGCGCTGTCGGTGCTGTGCGGGGTGCTCGTGCTCGGCGACCGTCCGGGGGCCGTGGCCTGGCTGGGCATCGCGGTGACCGTGCCCGCGCTGTGGTTCGTCTCCGGAGGCAGGGGCGGCGCGGGCAAGGGGGCGGCGGACGGACTGCTCGCCAGCGTGGGCGTGGCCGTGCAGTACCTCGCCCTCGGCCAGGCCGGACCCGCGAGCGGGCTGTGGCCCGTCGCCGCGGGCCGGGTCGCCGCGGTCCTCGTCCTCCTGCCGGACGCCGCCCGCCACGCCCGCCGGCTGAAGCTGCCGCCGGGCCGCTGCGTCCAGGCCCTGCTCATCGGGGCCGGTGCGGCCCTCGGCCTCGTGCTGTATCTGCTCGCCGCACAGCGCCAGTTGCTGGCCGTCGCCGTCGTCCTCGCCTCTCTCTACCCGGCCCTGCCCGTCATTCTCGGCCTCGTCCTCCTGCACGAGCGGATCAGCCGGCGCCAGGCGCTGGGGCTGCTGGGAGCGGGGGTGGCGACGGTGCTGCTCACACTGGGCTGA